The following are encoded together in the Glycine soja cultivar W05 chromosome 5, ASM419377v2, whole genome shotgun sequence genome:
- the LOC114412148 gene encoding 14 kDa proline-rich protein DC2.15-like: MASKTCSSLALFLTLNLVFFSLVSACGYTPCPGPNPKPRPNPNPNPNPSRSGSCPRDALKLGVCANVLNLVNATLGQPPVTPCCTLLDGLVDLEAAVCLCTALKANILGINLNLPISLSLLLNVCSRKVPRNFQCA; the protein is encoded by the coding sequence ATGGCTTCCAAAACTTGCTCCTCCCTTGCTCTTTTCCTCACACTCAACCTCGTTTTCTTCTCACTTGTCTCTGCATGTGGTTATACACCATGCCCTGGTCCAAACCCAAAGCCAAGGCCCAACcccaaccctaaccctaaccccagCCGAAGTGGCTCGTGCCCCCGTGATGCACTCAAACTAGGTGTATGCGCCAATGTGCTAAACTTGGTGAATGCCACTTTGGGTCAACCACCAGTTACCCCTTGCTGCACCCTTCTCGATGGCCTCGTTGACCTTGAGGCTGCAGTGTGCCTATGCACTGCCCTCAAAGCAAACATTTTGGGCATCAACCTCAACCTTCCAATCTCACTCAGCTTGCTTCTCAACGTTTGCTCAAGGAAAGTCCCACGTAATTTCCAATGTGCTTAA